A portion of the Panthera tigris isolate Pti1 chromosome E1, P.tigris_Pti1_mat1.1, whole genome shotgun sequence genome contains these proteins:
- the AXIN2 gene encoding LOW QUALITY PROTEIN: axin-2 (The sequence of the model RefSeq protein was modified relative to this genomic sequence to represent the inferred CDS: inserted 1 base in 1 codon): MSSAVLVTRLPDPSSSFHEDAPRPPVPGEEGETPPCQPGVGKGQVTKPMPVSSNARRNEGGLGEPEGRAXPDSPLTRWTKSLHYLLGDQDGAYLFRTFLERDKCVDTLDFWFACNGFRQMNLKDAKTLRVAKAIYKRYIENNSIVSKQLKPATKTYIRDGIRKQQIDSIMFDQAQTEIQSVMEENAYQMFLTSDIYLEYVRSGGENTAYMSNGGLGSLKVVCGYLPTLNEEEEWACADFKCKLSPTVVGLSSKTLRATANARSAETVENGYRSFKRSDPVNPYHVGSGYVFAPATSANDSEISSDALTDDSMSMTDSSVDGIPPYRVGSKKQLQREMHRSVKANGQVSLPHFPRTHRLPKEMTPVEPATFAAELISRLEKLKLELESRHSLEERLQQIREDEEKEASELALSSREGGPTPHPLSLLPSGSYEEDPQTILDDHLSRVLKTPGCQSPGVGRYSPRSRSPDHHHHHQQHHPLLPPGGKLPPVAASQAGCPLLGAKGFVTKQTTKHVHHHYIHHHALPKTKEEIEAEAAQRVRCFCPGGSEYYCYSKCKSHPRALEPVPAEQFGSRGGTPPRRTGKSVEPGPALPAREGGAPGGPGALQLPGEEGDRSQDVWQWMLESERQSKPKPHSAQSTKRAYPLECARASPAERAGRHHLLGGSNGHPRAAPRAHPFTQDPAMPPLTPPNTLAQLEEACRRLAEVSKPPKQRCCVASQQRDRNHSAVGQAGATPSSNPSLASEDHKEPKKLAAVHALQASELVVTYFFCGEEIPYRRMLKAQSLTLGHFKEQLSKKGNYRYYFKKASDEFACGAVFEEIWDDEAVLPMYEGRILGKVERID; this comes from the exons ATGAGCAGTGCTGTGCTGGTGACTCGCCTCCCAGACCCCAGCAGCAGCTTCCACGAGGATGCCCCCCGGCCCCCCGTTCCGGGGGAAGAAGGGGAGACCCCACCGTGCCAGCCCGGGGTGGGAAAGGGCCAGGTCACCAAACCCATGCCTGTCTCCTCCAACGCCAGGCGGAACGAGGGTGGGCTGGGAGAGCCTGAGGGGCGGG TCCCGGACTCCCCTCTGACCAGGTGGACCAAGTCTTTGCACTATTTGTTGGGCGATCAAGACGGTGCTTATCTCTTCCGCACTTTCCTGGAGAGGGACAAATGTGTGGATACCTTGGACTTCTGGTTTGCCTGCAATGGGTTCAGGCAGATGAACCTGAAGGATGCCAAAACTTTACGAGTAGCCAAAGCGATCTACAAACGGTACATCGAGAACAACAGCATCGTCTCCAAGCAGCTGAAGCCTGCCACCAAGACCTACATTAGAGATGGCATCAGGAAGCAGCAGATTGACTCCATCATGTTCGACCAGGCCCAGACTGAGATCCAGTCGGTGATGGAGGAAAATGCCTACCAGATGTTTTTGACTTCTGATATATACCTCGAATATGTGAGGAGTGGGGGAGAAAACACAGCTTACATGAGTAACGGGGGCCTGGGGAGTCTAAAGGTCGTGTGTGGCTACCTCCCCACCTTGAACGAGGAAGAGGAGTGGGCTTGTGCCGACTTCAAGTGCAAACTGTCACCCACCGTGGTGGGCTTGTCCAGCAAAACCCTGAGGGCTACAGCCAACGCGAGGTCCGCGGAGACCGTTGAAAATGGATACAG GTCCTTCAAGAGGAGCGACCCTGTTAATCCATACCACGTAGGTTCTGGCTATGTCTTCGCGCCAGCCACCAGCGCCAATGATAGCGAGATATCCAGCGATGCACTGACTGATGATTCCATGTCCATGACGGACAGTAGTGT agATGGAATCCCTCCTTATCGTGTGGGGAGTAAGAAACAGCTCCAGAGAGAAATGCATCGCAGTGTGAAGGCCAATGGCCAAGTGTCTCTACCTCATTTCCCG AGAACCCACCGCCTGCCCAAGGAGATGACCCCCGTGGAGCCCGCCACCTTTGCGGCCGAGCTCATCTCCAGGCTGGAGAAGCTGAAACTGGAGCTGGAGAGCCGGCACAGCCTGGAGGAGCGCCTGCAGCAGATCCGAGAG GATGAAGAGAAGGAGGCCTCTGAGCTAGCGCTGAGCTCCAGGGAGGGGggccccaccccgcaccccctctccctcctgccctccggCAGCTACGAGGAGGACCCGCAGACCATTCTGGACGACCACCTGTCCAGGGTCCTCAAGACCCCCGGCTGCCAGTCGCCGGGCGTGGGCCGCTACAGCCCCCGCTCCCGTTCCcccgaccaccaccaccaccaccagcagcaccaccccctcctcccgcccGGGGGCAAGTTGCCCCCCGTGGCCGCCTCGCAGGCCGGTTGCCCCCTCCTGGGAGCCAAGGGCTTCGTGACCAAGCAGACGACGAAGCACGTCCACCACCACTACATCCACCACCACGCCCTCCCCAAGACCAAGGAGGAGATCGAGGCGGAGGCCGCACAGAGGGTGCGCTGCTTCTGCCCGGGGGGCTCCGAGTATTACTGCTACTCGAAATGCAAGAGCCACCCCAGGGCTCTGGAACCCGTGCCGGCCGAGCAGTTCGG CAGCAGAGGTGGTACCCCGCCCAGACGGACCGGGAAAAGCGTGGAGCCGGGCCCGGCCCTGCCAGCCAGGGAAGGAGGCGCCCCAGGCGGACCCGGGGCCCTGCAGCTGCCCGGGGAGGAAGGAGACAGGTCGCAGGATGTCTGGCAGTGGATGCTGGAGAGTGAGCGGCAGAGCAAGCCCAAGCCCCATAG TGCCCAGAGCACAAAAAGGGCCTACCCCTTAGAGTGCGCCCGCGCGTCCCCCGCCGAGCGAGCCGGCCGGCACCACCTGCTGGGGGGCAGTAACGGGCACCCCCGCGCTGCCCCCCGAGCCCACCCGTTCACCCAGGACCCCGCGATGCCTCCCCTGACCCCACCCAACACGCTGGCGCAGCTAGAGGAAGCCTGCCGCAGGCTGGCCGAGGTGTCCAAGCCCCCCAAGCAGCG GTGCTGTGTGGCCAGTCAGCAGAGGGACAGGAACCACTCGGCCGTTGGTCAGGCGGGAGCCACGCCCTCCTCTAACCCAAGCCTGGCTTCAGAAGA TCACAAAGAGCCAAAGAAGCTGGCGGCGGTGCACGCGCTCCAGGCCAGCGAGCTGGTCGTCACATACTTTTTCTGTGGAGAAGAAATTCCATACAGGAGgatgctgaaggctcagagcttGACCCTGGGCCACTTTAAAGAGCAGCTCAGCAAAAAGGGAAATTATAG GTATTACTTCAAAAAAGCAAGCGACGAGTTTGCCTGCGGAGCCGTGTTTGAGGAGATCTGGGACGATGAGGCCGTGCTCCCCATGTACGAAGGCAGGATTCTGGGGAAGGTGGAGAGGATCGATTGA